The following are from one region of the Desulfobacteraceae bacterium genome:
- a CDS encoding DUF4071 domain-containing protein, which produces MSLPLCFVLMPFGKKPTTAGALVDFDAVYAQLIAPAVTAAGLEPIRADEEVAGGIIQKPMFERLLLCPFAVADLTTANANVFYELGVRHAVRPWTTVALFAADGARLPFDVADLRALPYRLSGDGLPADLENDKAALAARLQAARQSAADHPLTDSPIFQLVDGYPEISSDRTDVFRDRVRYCAGIKARLAAARKEGPAAVAAVEKELGREGSHGLGAFEDQEAGVLVDLFLSYRAVKAWSEMIALAGRMPRHLRDTVLVQEQLALALNRAGEGERAEQVLLALIARRGPSSETYGILGRVYKDRWEAALKAGGALLARGLLDKAIEAYLRGFESDWRDAYPGINAVTLMTVKTPPDPRREKLLPVVEYAVERRIAAGSPDYWDFASRLELAVLAGDDAAAAAATGDALAAVRESWEPETTARNLRLIREARAARQETLPWAAEIEAALASAAATG; this is translated from the coding sequence ATGAGCCTGCCGCTATGTTTTGTGCTGATGCCCTTCGGTAAAAAACCCACCACCGCCGGCGCGCTGGTGGACTTCGACGCGGTTTACGCCCAGCTCATCGCCCCGGCGGTGACGGCGGCCGGGCTGGAGCCCATCCGCGCCGATGAGGAGGTCGCCGGCGGGATAATCCAGAAGCCCATGTTCGAGCGTCTGCTGCTGTGCCCCTTTGCCGTGGCGGATCTCACCACGGCCAACGCCAACGTCTTTTACGAGCTGGGCGTGCGGCATGCCGTGCGCCCCTGGACCACGGTGGCCCTTTTTGCGGCCGACGGCGCCCGGCTGCCCTTTGACGTGGCGGACCTGCGGGCGCTGCCCTACCGGCTGTCGGGCGACGGTTTGCCGGCGGATCTCGAAAACGACAAGGCCGCCCTGGCGGCGCGCCTTCAGGCCGCCCGTCAGAGCGCGGCCGACCACCCGCTGACCGACAGCCCGATTTTTCAGCTGGTGGATGGCTACCCGGAGATCTCCTCCGACCGGACGGACGTGTTCCGCGACCGGGTGCGCTACTGCGCCGGGATCAAAGCGCGCCTGGCGGCGGCCCGCAAGGAGGGACCGGCGGCGGTGGCAGCCGTCGAAAAGGAGCTTGGCCGGGAGGGGAGCCACGGTCTGGGGGCTTTCGAGGACCAGGAAGCCGGCGTGCTGGTGGATCTTTTCCTTTCCTACCGCGCGGTCAAGGCCTGGTCCGAGATGATCGCCCTGGCGGGGCGCATGCCGCGCCACCTGCGCGACACGGTCCTGGTGCAGGAGCAACTCGCCCTGGCACTCAACCGCGCCGGAGAGGGCGAGCGCGCCGAGCAGGTGCTGCTGGCGCTCATCGCGCGGCGCGGTCCCAGCAGTGAAACCTACGGTATTTTAGGGCGGGTTTATAAGGACCGCTGGGAGGCGGCTCTCAAGGCGGGGGGAGCGCTGCTGGCCCGCGGCCTGCTGGATAAGGCCATCGAGGCCTACCTGCGCGGTTTTGAAAGCGACTGGCGCGACGCCTACCCGGGCATCAACGCGGTGACCCTGATGACGGTCAAGACCCCGCCCGACCCCCGCCGCGAGAAGCTCCTGCCGGTGGTCGAATATGCCGTGGAGCGACGCATCGCCGCCGGCAGCCCGGATTACTGGGATTTTGCTTCGCGCCTGGAGCTGGCGGTTCTGGCGGGGGATGATGCCGCTGCCGCCGCTGCCACCGGGGATGCCCTGGCCGCGGTGCGCGAGAGTTGGGAGCCGGAGACCACCGCCCGCAACCTGCGCCTGATTCGCGAGGCGCGCGCGGCGCGGCAGGAGACGCTGCCGTGGGCCGCGGAAATCGAGGCCGCCCTGGCTTCGGCGGCGGCCACCGGCTGA